One Pararhizobium sp. IMCC3301 DNA segment encodes these proteins:
- a CDS encoding GNAT family N-acetyltransferase, whose amino-acid sequence MLSTPDYTIHLQSPADEAAILTLHERTFGPGRFARTAFRIRETAGTASELCFIARSTASGKMVGSVILSHITIGATPSLLLGPLTVTPEYKSRGAGKLLMRQAVDSARAGGYLSIVLVGDEPYYGPFGFRVIPHGQVKLPGPVDPARLLACVLTDDAELLARGDVKGAHPG is encoded by the coding sequence ATGCTTTCCACTCCTGATTATACAATCCACCTGCAGAGCCCGGCCGATGAGGCTGCAATTCTGACCCTTCATGAGCGCACATTCGGACCTGGCCGGTTTGCGCGCACCGCCTTTCGCATCCGGGAAACGGCGGGCACAGCCAGCGAGTTGTGTTTCATTGCCCGCAGCACGGCGAGCGGAAAAATGGTCGGCTCCGTCATTTTGAGCCATATCACCATTGGCGCCACACCGAGCCTGTTGCTGGGACCACTGACCGTAACACCGGAATACAAGAGCAGGGGCGCGGGGAAACTGTTGATGCGGCAGGCCGTCGACAGCGCCCGCGCCGGCGGATATCTATCGATTGTTCTGGTGGGTGACGAGCCCTATTACGGGCCCTTCGGCTTTCGCGTCATTCCCCATGGACAGGTAAAGTTGCCCGGTCCGGTGGACCCGGCCAGGTTGCTGGCCTGTGTGCTGACTGACGATGCGGAACTGTTGGCACGGGGCGATGTCAAAGGGGCACATCCCGGATAG
- a CDS encoding DMT family transporter, producing MTLMELWVILSIAAAFLQNLRSVLQKHLKARLSNWGATSARFVFAAPLAALIVAGLSVLRGAAPPTPDFIFFTYACLGGLAQIAATALLLHLFSFRNFAVGTILSKTETVQSAILGFVLLSETISGRAIFAIGVSLIGLILLSLPAGAISRRNWIDKTAFLGLASGACFAIAAVSYRAASLSLPGGDFLMRAAVTLSFVTLFQALLMCVFLALREPGQLRRLFSAWRISALAGIAGGLASFGWFAAMTLQKAVLVKAVGQIEVVFSFAASLLFFRETFRPYEIIGILLITAGILLLIGTTS from the coding sequence ATGACGCTGATGGAGCTATGGGTCATTCTATCAATCGCCGCTGCGTTTCTGCAGAATCTGCGGTCGGTCCTGCAAAAACATCTCAAGGCCCGGTTGAGCAACTGGGGCGCGACCTCCGCACGCTTTGTCTTCGCGGCTCCGCTTGCGGCGTTGATTGTTGCCGGGCTCAGCGTGCTGCGCGGCGCGGCTCCGCCCACGCCGGATTTCATATTCTTCACTTATGCCTGCCTCGGCGGACTGGCTCAGATTGCCGCAACTGCCCTGCTGCTGCATCTGTTTTCCTTCCGAAATTTTGCTGTTGGCACAATCCTGTCCAAAACCGAAACTGTTCAAAGCGCAATACTTGGCTTTGTGCTGCTCAGCGAAACGATTTCCGGCCGGGCCATCTTCGCCATCGGCGTCAGCCTGATCGGGTTGATCCTTTTATCTTTGCCGGCAGGTGCCATCAGCCGCCGCAACTGGATCGACAAAACTGCATTTCTGGGCCTTGCATCGGGAGCCTGTTTTGCCATTGCAGCCGTGTCGTACCGGGCAGCCTCATTGTCTCTGCCCGGCGGCGATTTCCTGATGCGGGCCGCCGTCACCCTGTCCTTTGTCACTCTGTTTCAGGCTTTGCTGATGTGTGTCTTTCTGGCGCTGAGGGAGCCCGGACAACTCCGCCGCCTGTTCAGCGCATGGCGGATCAGCGCTTTGGCCGGCATAGCCGGCGGCCTGGCCTCCTTCGGCTGGTTCGCTGCAATGACGCTGCAGAAGGCGGTGCTGGTGAAGGCGGTCGGACAGATTGAAGTTGTGTTTTCATTTGCCGCCAGTCTGCTGTTTTTCAGGGAAACCTTCCGGCCATATGAAATTATCGGCATTCTGTTGATCACGGCTGGAATTCTGTTGCTGATCGGGACAACTTCGTAA